A genomic window from Brevibacillus agri includes:
- a CDS encoding DUF2087 domain-containing protein, whose translation MNVMEQFWNASLQEAKQGFVERTHDYLCLLCGEQVEKGIIYPVDGALFEASRYMRHHIEQEHESVFAHLSGLDKRLSGLSDHQASLLRLFFAGKSDAEVQAELGIGSASTIRNHRFALKEKERQAKVFLTLMELLREADQDGPPAAAKKGKPQKQEEVQVESGSAEYEAILQKYFPQGRSHALDRIPRKHKHRLVVCREVAKHFAPDKIYSEQEVNDILQAVCADYVTLRRYLIDYGFLTREADGSAYWRTDQDSGEEAQEEKSANRKQALKQMYKEVKSEAGVYQIRNKVNGKILVASSANLKTINGKKFMLQHGSHPNRELQKEWNELGADAFEFEVLEVLKQQDDPNVDVKDALEKLEEKWVEKLAPYNERGYHQEKRM comes from the coding sequence TTGAACGTGATGGAACAGTTTTGGAACGCATCTTTGCAGGAAGCCAAGCAAGGGTTTGTGGAGCGGACGCACGATTACTTGTGCCTGCTGTGTGGGGAGCAAGTGGAAAAAGGCATCATTTACCCGGTCGACGGCGCCCTGTTCGAAGCGTCTCGCTATATGCGCCACCATATCGAGCAAGAGCATGAATCGGTGTTTGCCCATCTGAGCGGGCTGGACAAACGGCTGAGCGGGCTTTCCGACCATCAGGCAAGCCTGCTGCGTCTGTTTTTTGCCGGCAAGTCAGACGCCGAGGTGCAGGCGGAGCTGGGCATTGGCAGCGCTTCTACGATCCGCAACCATCGCTTTGCGCTAAAGGAAAAGGAGCGGCAGGCAAAAGTGTTTTTGACGCTGATGGAGCTGCTGCGCGAAGCGGATCAGGACGGCCCGCCTGCTGCCGCGAAAAAGGGGAAGCCGCAAAAGCAGGAGGAAGTCCAGGTGGAGTCCGGCTCTGCCGAGTATGAAGCGATTTTGCAAAAATATTTTCCGCAGGGGCGAAGCCATGCTCTGGACCGGATTCCGCGCAAGCACAAGCACAGGCTCGTCGTTTGCCGCGAAGTCGCCAAGCACTTTGCGCCGGACAAAATTTACAGCGAGCAGGAAGTCAATGACATTTTGCAAGCTGTCTGCGCCGATTACGTCACGCTGCGGCGGTATTTGATCGATTACGGCTTTTTGACCAGAGAGGCAGATGGCAGTGCCTACTGGCGCACGGATCAGGACAGCGGCGAAGAGGCGCAGGAGGAGAAGTCTGCGAATCGCAAGCAAGCGCTCAAGCAGATGTACAAAGAAGTCAAAAGCGAAGCGGGAGTCTACCAGATTCGCAACAAGGTGAACGGCAAAATTTTGGTGGCGAGCAGCGCGAACTTAAAAACGATCAACGGGAAAAAATTCATGCTGCAGCACGGCTCGCATCCGAACCGCGAACTGCAAAAGGAATGGAACGAGCTGGGGGCGGACGCGTTCGAGTTCGAGGTGCTGGAAGTGCTGAAGCAACAGGACGACCCGAATGTAGATGTCAAGGATGCTTTGGAAAAACTGGAAGAAAAATGGGTGGAGAAGCTCGCTCCGTACAACGAGCGCGGCTACCATCAGGAAAAGCGGATGTAG
- a CDS encoding PilZ domain-containing protein, which yields MGTMAGRPEGNRREHFRLKLEYPLCADMTIVLVKGRTMEIGSSKVLVQDIGARGLCFLSHLKMPASDQLVLQFEMKLCAVPLKIYGHVVRSRLWEQAFYEYGVFFTMDEIRHLEVSRLVNRLAIRYRQNRGITEGNYWKGDRQAFLRELALVSQTLETIKA from the coding sequence ATGGGGACAATGGCAGGTAGACCAGAGGGCAATCGACGCGAACATTTCAGACTGAAGCTGGAGTATCCCCTCTGTGCGGACATGACTATTGTCCTGGTAAAAGGAAGAACCATGGAAATTGGTAGTTCGAAGGTATTGGTTCAGGATATCGGGGCAAGAGGATTGTGTTTTTTGTCTCACCTCAAAATGCCTGCCAGCGATCAGCTCGTCCTGCAGTTTGAGATGAAGCTGTGCGCAGTCCCGCTGAAAATATACGGACATGTGGTGCGCTCCCGCTTGTGGGAGCAGGCGTTTTATGAATATGGGGTTTTTTTCACGATGGACGAAATCCGGCATCTGGAGGTCAGTCGATTGGTGAACCGGCTGGCGATTCGCTATCGGCAAAATCGGGGAATAACAGAGGGAAACTATTGGAAGGGTGATCGGCAAGCCTTCCTGCGAGAGCTTGCCCTCGTCAGCCAGACTTTGGAGACGATAAAAGCATAG
- a CDS encoding GNAT family N-acetyltransferase — protein sequence MDEIRPVSRNDIDEVVRIAAMAYPGSNLLGTESRQQFAERVKSTLENDPNVSYHGCYRDGRLVGIMKWYDLSMYVYGIPLLTGGIGTVAVDLLHKKEKVAKAMLHGFLSAYRERGIPLVSLYPFRVDFYKQMGFGAGSKIYQYKFKPASLPYTGKEQIVYLKKEDKEQVLACYQRVARQTHGMIRRTERDIDSLLNVPEKVVVGVQKEGKLTGYIAFQFESAHAENKIYNNLVVKELLYESRESLAQLLSFLHSQADQIQRIVLTTPDEDFHLLLSDPGNGTDRLLPGVYHESHVSGVGLMYRVIDVPGFFRQLAEHRFGAETISLRLTVRDSFLPENEGTWLVQFQHGQAHVARDGQADVSVELDISDFSSLVMGVVRFSKLYEYGMVELDDTAFLPQLDRLFSSAQKPQSMTAF from the coding sequence ATGGACGAGATTCGCCCTGTTTCTCGAAACGATATTGACGAGGTAGTCAGAATAGCCGCCATGGCCTATCCGGGAAGCAACCTCCTGGGGACGGAAAGCAGACAGCAGTTCGCAGAACGCGTCAAAAGCACGCTGGAAAATGACCCGAATGTCAGCTATCACGGGTGCTATCGGGATGGTCGGCTCGTAGGGATCATGAAGTGGTACGACCTTTCCATGTATGTGTACGGCATCCCGCTGCTGACGGGGGGAATCGGTACGGTGGCCGTGGACCTGCTGCACAAAAAGGAAAAGGTCGCAAAAGCGATGCTGCATGGATTCCTCTCGGCTTATCGGGAGCGGGGGATTCCGCTCGTCTCGCTCTATCCGTTTCGTGTCGATTTTTACAAGCAGATGGGCTTTGGCGCAGGCAGCAAAATCTATCAATACAAATTCAAGCCGGCGAGCCTGCCCTATACAGGCAAGGAACAGATCGTGTACTTAAAAAAAGAAGACAAGGAGCAGGTGCTGGCCTGCTACCAGCGCGTTGCCCGGCAGACGCACGGGATGATCCGGCGGACGGAGCGGGATATCGACAGCCTCTTGAACGTGCCGGAAAAAGTCGTGGTCGGCGTCCAGAAAGAAGGCAAGCTGACAGGCTATATCGCCTTCCAATTTGAAAGCGCTCACGCGGAAAACAAGATTTACAACAACCTCGTGGTCAAGGAGCTTTTGTACGAGTCGCGCGAATCGCTGGCCCAGCTCCTTTCGTTCCTGCACAGTCAGGCAGACCAAATCCAGCGGATCGTCTTGACGACGCCTGACGAAGATTTTCACCTGCTCTTGTCTGACCCGGGAAATGGCACCGACAGGCTTTTGCCCGGCGTCTACCATGAGAGCCATGTCTCGGGAGTCGGGCTGATGTACCGGGTGATTGACGTGCCGGGCTTTTTCCGCCAGCTCGCCGAGCATCGCTTTGGCGCAGAGACAATAAGCTTGCGCCTGACCGTGCGCGATTCGTTCCTGCCGGAAAACGAAGGGACGTGGCTGGTGCAGTTCCAGCACGGACAGGCTCATGTCGCCCGCGATGGACAAGCCGACGTGTCGGTCGAACTGGACATTTCCGATTTCTCCTCGCTCGTGATGGGGGTTGTCCGTTTCAGCAAGTTGTACGAGTACGGAATGGTCGAGCTGGACGATACAGCTTTCTTGCCGCAGTTGGATCGGCTCTTTTCCTCCGCGCAGAAGCCGCAGAGTATGACCGCTTTTTAA
- a CDS encoding IS4 family transposase has product MDKNTLFSSFGKYISPINIVKFQQRIDETDQDKYVKKLTTKAYLLLFLHAQLQQREGLRAIADDVLSKKFQQELGLSSISPAQLSRKNNRVDPALLEEIFVDLVGQIQRHSGNTYSLRKDMKIIDSTTIGLCLQKYKWATFRKTKAGIKLHLRLVFADQGDVYPEKITITGAKSNDRTQMESLIDEIGMMYVFDRGYVDYEKFDEYTDKGIFFASRLKDNAEIRHLYEFKIPLESSVLSDSMILLGTPQKRVDNVLRLIETLDSKGNLIRIITNRFDLEAEELSDIYRWRWQIELFFKWIKQHVKIKNFYGTSENAVRNQVLLALIAYCLLLLVKLEQNSQHSLLQIRRWLKVFLWQTFEQWIGRMNYQSKRTSRGRQKRN; this is encoded by the coding sequence ATGGACAAGAATACCCTATTTTCTTCATTTGGTAAATACATTTCACCCATTAATATTGTGAAATTTCAACAACGGATAGACGAAACGGATCAGGACAAGTACGTGAAAAAGTTAACGACCAAAGCATATCTACTCCTGTTTTTGCATGCTCAACTTCAGCAACGAGAAGGACTCCGAGCCATTGCAGATGATGTTTTATCAAAGAAATTCCAGCAAGAGTTAGGACTGTCGTCGATTAGTCCCGCTCAGCTTAGTCGCAAAAACAATCGAGTAGATCCAGCTTTGCTTGAAGAAATATTTGTTGACCTTGTAGGGCAAATTCAGAGACACTCGGGCAACACGTATTCCCTTCGAAAAGACATGAAAATCATTGATTCTACAACGATTGGGCTGTGTTTGCAGAAGTACAAATGGGCAACTTTCCGTAAAACCAAGGCTGGCATCAAACTTCATCTTCGTCTCGTCTTTGCCGACCAGGGGGATGTGTATCCTGAAAAAATAACCATCACGGGTGCCAAGTCCAATGACCGCACTCAAATGGAATCGTTGATTGATGAGATCGGTATGATGTACGTCTTTGATCGAGGGTATGTGGATTATGAAAAATTTGATGAATACACGGACAAAGGCATCTTTTTCGCTTCTCGTCTAAAAGATAACGCCGAAATCCGTCATCTTTATGAATTCAAAATCCCCTTGGAAAGCTCCGTTTTATCGGATTCCATGATCCTTCTTGGAACGCCTCAAAAGCGGGTAGATAACGTGCTGCGACTCATTGAAACGCTTGATTCGAAGGGAAATCTCATTCGAATCATTACGAATCGGTTCGACCTGGAAGCAGAAGAACTCAGCGACATCTATCGTTGGCGTTGGCAAATTGAGCTGTTTTTCAAGTGGATAAAGCAGCATGTAAAGATCAAGAACTTCTATGGAACGAGTGAAAATGCGGTACGAAACCAAGTATTACTCGCACTCATTGCCTACTGCCTGTTGCTCCTTGTCAAACTGGAACAAAACAGTCAGCACAGCTTGTTGCAGATCAGGAGATGGCTAAAAGTGTTTCTTTGGCAAACGTTCGAACAATGGATAGGTAGAATGAATTACCAGTCCAAACGAACATCCAGAGGGCGACAGAAAAGGAATTAG
- a CDS encoding IS5 family transposase (programmed frameshift), protein MIQRRYEINDEQWEQIQDMFPPYRTGRPSKLSNRTMFNAILWIARSGAAWRDLPEERYGSWKTVYSRFCKWRDTGLLVAIFQALHVEPDFENLSIDSTSVKAHQHSAGAKKNAEGHEVNQHIGVSRGGKTTKLHTVVDGLGNPLAFLLTGGHVYDSVPAINLLQGFDLTGSHIVGDKAYGSEGIRHWITAKQAAYTIPPKANNKNPWKVDWYRYKERHLVECFFNKIKHFRRIATRYDKLAKSFLAFVYVASIFKLTQ, encoded by the exons ATGATTCAAAGACGGTACGAAATAAACGATGAACAGTGGGAACAAATTCAGGACATGTTCCCCCCCTATCGAACAGGACGTCCGTCCAAATTAAGTAATCGTACCATGTTTAATGCCATTCTTTGGATTGCCCGAAGTGGTGCGGCTTGGCGAGATTTGCCGGAAGAACGTTATGGTTCATGGAAAACGGTCTACAGTCGCTTCTGCAAGTGGAGAGATACCGGATTACTTGTCGCCATCTTCCAAGCTCTTCACGTAGAACCTGACTTTGAAAACTTGAGCATCGATTCTACATCGGTCAAAGCTCATCAACACAGTGCGGGTGCTA AAAAAAACGCAGAAGGACACGAAGTAAATCAGCACATAGGCGTCAGCCGTGGCGGAAAGACAACCAAACTTCATACCGTCGTCGATGGATTAGGGAATCCCCTCGCTTTTCTTCTCACGGGGGGGCACGTCTATGATTCCGTTCCAGCGATCAATTTGCTTCAAGGGTTTGATCTTACGGGAAGCCATATTGTTGGTGACAAAGCCTACGGCTCAGAAGGCATTCGGCATTGGATTACGGCTAAGCAGGCAGCGTACACCATCCCGCCTAAAGCGAATAATAAAAATCCTTGGAAAGTGGATTGGTACCGCTATAAAGAACGGCACTTGGTGGAGTGCTTCTTCAATAAAATCAAACATTTTCGACGAATCGCTACTCGTTACGACAAGCTGGCCAAATCATTCCTAGCGTTTGTATATGTCGCGTCCATCTTTAAACTAACTCAATAA